One Amycolatopsis sp. NBC_00355 genomic window carries:
- a CDS encoding NAD(P)-dependent oxidoreductase, translating into MASTGENKKVGVLGLGRMGAALAGALLGAGHDVVVWNRSPLKAGPLLDRGARLAATPAEVATADVVLSCLSTYDTQQPVLDAVTPAVLVNLTSGTPEQARGVAKWAASRGIDYVDGVIMAVPQGIGTPGARILYGGSPTAFEAQRDVLEVLGEPVFLGEDAGLAALYDLALLGIMWSAMSGYLHALALVGTEGVTPERFTPMALSWLSAVGGFLPGIGAQVASGEYTTDVSALDINAAGLKLLVETSRAQGIGTDVPAPLADLFTRAVDAGYGAHAIASVIEEIR; encoded by the coding sequence ATGGCTTCAACGGGAGAAAACAAGAAGGTGGGCGTGCTCGGCCTGGGGCGGATGGGTGCCGCCCTCGCCGGAGCGCTCCTGGGGGCGGGCCACGACGTCGTGGTGTGGAACCGATCGCCGCTCAAGGCCGGCCCGCTGCTCGACCGCGGCGCCCGGCTCGCGGCCACACCGGCCGAAGTCGCCACGGCCGACGTCGTGCTCAGCTGTCTGTCCACATACGACACCCAGCAGCCGGTGCTGGACGCCGTCACTCCGGCTGTGCTGGTGAATCTGACGTCCGGCACACCGGAGCAGGCCCGCGGCGTCGCGAAGTGGGCGGCCTCACGGGGAATCGACTACGTGGACGGCGTGATCATGGCCGTTCCGCAGGGCATCGGCACGCCGGGCGCCCGGATCCTCTACGGCGGATCTCCGACGGCGTTCGAGGCGCAACGCGATGTGCTGGAAGTGCTGGGGGAGCCGGTGTTCCTCGGCGAGGACGCCGGCCTCGCGGCCCTGTACGACCTGGCGCTGCTGGGCATCATGTGGTCGGCGATGAGCGGCTACCTGCACGCTCTCGCGCTGGTCGGCACCGAGGGCGTCACGCCGGAGCGGTTCACGCCGATGGCGCTGTCGTGGCTCTCGGCGGTCGGCGGTTTCCTGCCCGGCATCGGCGCGCAGGTGGCGAGCGGCGAGTACACCACGGACGTCTCGGCCCTGGACATCAACGCGGCCGGGCTGAAGTTGCTGGTCGAGACGAGCCGGGCGCAAGGCATCGGCACGGACGTCCCGGCGCCGCTCGCGGACCTGTTCACCCGCGCGGTCGACGCGGGCTACGGCGCGCACGCGATCGCCAGTGTCATCGAGGAGATCCGGTGA
- a CDS encoding SDR family oxidoreductase: MKYPGKKAVVTGGTHGMGLAVVRALLDGGAEVLLTGRDVSSLHGKLPGKAHLLSSDAARLADIDTLGEVAAETLGELDLVFVNVGYATLTPYETATPEVYDRTFDVNTKGAYFTAQRLAGLVRRGGSFVFTTSVAAEAGIAGMGPYSAAKAAVRSFARTYAAELAPRGIRVNVVSPGYTDTPTMGVTGVPASVLAAFKATGDEVTPLKRHATPEEVAAAVLFLAFDATFTTGADLPVDGGLGQRLTLPA, from the coding sequence GTGAAGTACCCGGGAAAGAAGGCCGTCGTCACGGGCGGCACGCACGGAATGGGCCTGGCGGTGGTCCGCGCCCTGTTGGACGGCGGCGCGGAAGTCCTGCTGACGGGTCGCGACGTCTCGTCGTTGCACGGAAAACTGCCGGGAAAGGCGCACCTGCTCTCGTCGGACGCGGCCAGGTTGGCCGACATCGACACCCTGGGCGAGGTCGCCGCGGAGACGCTCGGCGAGCTGGACCTGGTGTTCGTCAACGTCGGTTACGCGACACTGACGCCGTACGAGACGGCGACACCCGAGGTCTACGACCGCACGTTCGACGTCAACACGAAGGGCGCGTACTTCACGGCCCAGCGGTTGGCGGGGCTGGTGCGGCGCGGAGGTTCGTTCGTGTTCACGACATCGGTCGCGGCCGAGGCGGGGATAGCGGGAATGGGCCCGTACTCCGCGGCCAAGGCGGCCGTGCGATCGTTCGCCCGGACATACGCGGCCGAGTTGGCGCCGCGCGGAATCCGGGTGAACGTGGTGAGCCCGGGTTACACGGATACGCCGACGATGGGCGTGACGGGCGTGCCTGCCTCCGTTTTGGCGGCATTCAAGGCAACCGGTGACGAGGTGACGCCGTTGAAGCGCCACGCGACGCCGGAGGAGGTGGCGGCCGCGGTGCTGTTCTTGGCGTTCGACGCGACCTTCACAACGGGCGCGGACCTCCCGGTGGACGGCGGCCTGGGGCAGCGCCTGACCCTGCCCGCGTAG
- a CDS encoding NAD(P)H-dependent oxidoreductase encodes MNVLWVFAHPEPRSLSGALRDDGLRTLRALGHDVRESDLYAMKWNPVVDAADFGTAAGGDRLIVGATSARAYAGGELSADIVAEHEKLAWADAVVVQFPLWWYGLPAILKGWFDRVFVKGFGYGVRAEDGRTLRYGEGKLAGKRAMVILSAGAREPALGPRGINGPLNDVLFPLHHGTLFYAGMSVLPPVAVYGADRVSPEHFAEAQDLLRTRLSTLETAEPLPFRTQNGGDYDDDLVLRPDQAPGATGLAIHLGYVP; translated from the coding sequence ATGAACGTCTTGTGGGTATTCGCGCACCCCGAGCCGCGCTCGCTGAGCGGGGCCCTCCGCGACGACGGCCTCCGGACGCTGCGGGCGCTCGGTCACGACGTCCGGGAGTCGGATCTGTACGCGATGAAGTGGAACCCGGTCGTCGACGCCGCCGACTTCGGCACCGCGGCCGGCGGCGACCGGCTGATCGTCGGAGCGACGTCCGCCCGCGCGTACGCCGGCGGCGAGCTGAGCGCGGACATCGTGGCCGAGCACGAAAAGCTGGCATGGGCGGACGCGGTCGTCGTCCAGTTCCCGCTGTGGTGGTACGGCCTGCCGGCGATCCTCAAGGGCTGGTTCGACCGGGTGTTCGTGAAGGGCTTCGGCTACGGCGTCCGCGCCGAGGACGGCCGCACCCTCCGCTACGGCGAAGGCAAGCTGGCGGGCAAACGCGCGATGGTGATCCTGAGCGCGGGCGCCCGCGAACCCGCCCTCGGCCCGCGCGGGATCAACGGTCCCCTGAACGACGTCCTGTTCCCACTGCACCACGGGACGCTCTTCTACGCGGGCATGTCGGTACTGCCCCCGGTCGCGGTGTACGGCGCGGATCGTGTGTCGCCGGAGCACTTCGCGGAGGCGCAGGACCTGCTGCGCACACGCCTGAGCACCCTCGAGACAGCAGAACCACTGCCGTTCCGCACCCAAAACGGCGGCGACTACGACGACGACCTCGTCCTCCGCCCCGACCAAGCACCCGGCGCCACCGGCCTAGCCATCCACCTCGGCTACGTGCCATGA
- a CDS encoding GlxA family transcriptional regulator → MAEFVHPDRHHVAVLVRHGMLVMELGIVHRLFGQARSASGEPLYEVVTCTLEPGPIRTDADFSILVDRGPEVIAEADTVIVPASLAEYEPMARVLTPPLKAALDLIPAGARIASICTGAFVLAAAGLLDGRPATTHWRSAEELQARFPEVEVDPGVLYTDDGTVLTSAGVASGIDLVLHMIRRDHGTAVANDVARGTVVSPHREGGQAQFVRRPVPEPRTSSTKVARAWALENLHRPLTLRELAAREAMSTRTFTRRFREEVGISALQWLTQQRVERARQLLEESDLPVDRVATEAGFGTAASLRQHFQAALGVSPSAYRGTFRGELAAQAG, encoded by the coding sequence ATGGCCGAATTTGTGCACCCCGACCGTCACCACGTGGCCGTGCTGGTCCGGCACGGCATGCTCGTGATGGAACTCGGCATCGTCCACCGCCTGTTCGGGCAGGCTCGCTCGGCGTCGGGCGAGCCCCTGTACGAGGTCGTGACCTGCACCCTCGAGCCGGGACCGATCCGCACCGACGCCGATTTCAGCATCCTCGTCGACCGCGGGCCGGAGGTCATCGCCGAGGCCGACACGGTGATCGTCCCGGCGTCCCTGGCCGAGTACGAGCCGATGGCGCGGGTGCTGACGCCGCCGCTCAAGGCCGCGCTGGACCTGATCCCGGCGGGCGCGCGGATCGCGTCGATCTGCACGGGCGCGTTCGTGCTCGCCGCGGCCGGCCTGCTCGACGGCCGCCCGGCCACCACGCACTGGCGCTCCGCCGAGGAGCTCCAGGCCCGGTTCCCCGAGGTCGAGGTCGACCCCGGCGTGCTCTACACCGACGACGGCACCGTGCTGACGTCCGCCGGCGTCGCTTCCGGGATCGACCTGGTGCTGCACATGATCCGCCGCGACCACGGCACGGCCGTCGCCAACGACGTCGCCCGCGGCACGGTCGTCTCCCCGCACCGCGAAGGCGGCCAGGCCCAGTTCGTCCGGCGGCCGGTGCCCGAGCCCCGGACGTCGTCCACCAAGGTCGCCCGCGCATGGGCGCTGGAGAACCTGCACCGGCCGCTGACGCTGCGCGAGCTCGCCGCCCGCGAGGCCATGAGCACCCGCACGTTCACCCGCCGGTTCCGCGAAGAGGTCGGCATTTCGGCGCTGCAATGGCTTACGCAGCAACGGGTCGAACGCGCCCGCCAGCTCCTGGAGGAGTCCGACCTGCCGGTCGACCGCGTCGCCACCGAAGCCGGCTTCGGCACGGCGGCGTCCCTGCGCCAGCACTTCCAGGCGGCGCTCGGCGTCTCACCGAGCGCCTACCGTGGCACGTTCCGCGGTGAACTGGCGGCGCAGGCCGGGTGA
- a CDS encoding transglutaminase domain-containing protein — protein sequence MSVSDEFYVSNSRFTEPGPQAGWLDGTPRDVAALREASSQLVFHYWAQGDITQHGFPASRGEEINLRYAEDMFARLRELDPTPPGGPRGPLHRIVGCCRDFTLLFVSMARHHGIPARTRVGFASYLVPGWYLDHVVAEVWLDGAWRLVEPQMPAGFRDPVDGSALDLLDVPRDRFLVGANAWTAARAGDVDPARVVVSPDLDVPFLRGLPYARHNLVLDLAALNKHEMILWDLWGVIDDDAAELAPADLARADELAELMADPDIDQLRVVYEADDVRVPPVIRSVTPPGQVPVEVVLR from the coding sequence ATGTCCGTCAGCGACGAGTTCTACGTCAGCAACAGCCGGTTCACCGAACCGGGCCCGCAGGCGGGCTGGCTCGACGGAACCCCGCGTGATGTAGCAGCTCTGCGTGAAGCCTCCTCTCAGCTGGTCTTCCACTACTGGGCCCAGGGCGACATCACGCAGCACGGCTTCCCCGCTTCGCGTGGCGAAGAGATCAACCTGCGCTACGCCGAGGACATGTTCGCCCGCCTGCGCGAACTCGACCCGACGCCGCCCGGCGGCCCGCGCGGGCCGCTGCACCGGATCGTCGGCTGCTGTCGCGACTTCACCCTCCTGTTCGTCTCGATGGCCCGCCACCACGGCATCCCGGCGCGCACCCGCGTCGGGTTCGCGAGTTACCTGGTGCCCGGCTGGTACCTGGATCACGTCGTCGCCGAGGTCTGGCTCGACGGCGCCTGGCGGCTGGTGGAGCCGCAGATGCCCGCCGGGTTCCGCGACCCTGTCGACGGCTCGGCGCTCGACCTCCTCGACGTCCCCCGCGACCGCTTCCTGGTCGGCGCGAACGCGTGGACCGCCGCCCGCGCCGGCGACGTCGACCCCGCCCGGGTGGTCGTCTCGCCGGACCTGGACGTGCCGTTCCTGCGGGGCCTCCCGTACGCGCGGCACAACCTCGTGCTCGACCTCGCCGCGCTGAACAAGCACGAGATGATCCTGTGGGACCTCTGGGGCGTGATCGACGACGACGCCGCCGAACTCGCCCCAGCCGACCTGGCCCGGGCCGACGAACTGGCGGAGCTGATGGCCGACCCGGACATCGACCAGCTCCGGGTGGTGTACGAAGCCGACGACGTCCGGGTGCCGCCGGTGATCCGTTCGGTCACCCCGCCGGGGCAGGTCCCGGTCGAGGTCGTGCTGCGGTGA
- a CDS encoding TetR/AcrR family transcriptional regulator yields the protein MSPRKAAAQRDGQSLHDLLIETAEKMIATHGTTGLTVRAIARQAGVADGVLYNHFSDKEELLARALLEHVQRTEADLGELPVAGEGTLDGNLRRHLEFGVALHRAIVPAFRGLAGRPSVLERFAEISERSGYWRDRLVAYLREERALGRLAPESEVDAAAAVLVGFCHESVLGAVFPHTGPLDPPSLEAVVKTVLHGIAP from the coding sequence ATGTCACCGAGGAAAGCCGCGGCTCAGCGGGATGGGCAGTCGCTCCACGACCTGCTGATCGAGACCGCCGAGAAGATGATCGCCACGCACGGCACGACCGGCCTCACCGTGCGCGCGATCGCTCGCCAGGCCGGCGTCGCCGACGGCGTGCTCTACAACCACTTCTCCGACAAGGAGGAGCTGCTGGCCAGGGCCCTCCTGGAGCACGTCCAGCGCACCGAGGCCGACCTCGGCGAACTACCGGTGGCCGGCGAAGGCACTCTCGACGGCAACCTCCGCCGGCACCTGGAGTTCGGCGTCGCCCTGCACCGGGCGATCGTCCCGGCGTTCCGCGGTCTGGCCGGCCGTCCGTCGGTGCTGGAGCGGTTCGCGGAGATCAGCGAGCGCTCCGGTTACTGGCGGGATCGTCTGGTGGCCTACCTGCGTGAGGAGCGCGCCCTCGGCAGGCTGGCGCCGGAGTCCGAAGTGGACGCCGCGGCGGCCGTGCTGGTCGGCTTCTGCCACGAGTCGGTCCTGGGTGCGGTCTTCCCGCACACCGGCCCCCTCGACCCGCCCTCGCTGGAGGCCGTGGTCAAGACCGTCCTGCACGGCATCGCGCCTTAG
- a CDS encoding class I SAM-dependent methyltransferase → MTEVVNTAQAEAWNGYEGEHWASHADRYDGVNGGFNASVLDLVTRSDRVLDIGCGNGQLTRLAAARAASAMGVDLSGPMLTTARARSSSLTNITFEQGDAQIHPFPEGAFDLATSRFGVMFFADPVAAFTNIHRALRPGGRLAFLCMTALANTDLGRVFGAMAPYLPQPTGPDGSGPTSFADPSHTREVLTEAGFEEVQSTHVEADQIWGRDIPDATAFITDWGPVRHHLSQVDPDTAAQARRALTEALKPFAGPDAVKLRGQAWLVTGRRP, encoded by the coding sequence ATGACCGAGGTCGTCAACACGGCGCAGGCAGAGGCATGGAACGGCTACGAGGGAGAGCACTGGGCGTCCCACGCCGACCGCTACGACGGCGTGAACGGCGGCTTCAACGCTTCCGTCCTGGACTTGGTAACCCGATCGGACCGAGTACTGGACATCGGCTGCGGCAACGGCCAGCTGACCCGCCTGGCGGCGGCCCGAGCCGCGTCCGCAATGGGCGTCGACTTGTCCGGCCCCATGCTCACGACAGCACGCGCGCGCTCGTCGTCGCTGACTAACATCACCTTCGAGCAGGGTGACGCCCAGATCCACCCCTTCCCGGAGGGCGCATTCGACCTGGCGACAAGCCGTTTCGGCGTGATGTTCTTCGCCGACCCGGTGGCGGCGTTCACGAACATCCACCGAGCGTTGCGCCCAGGAGGCCGCCTGGCGTTCCTGTGCATGACAGCGCTGGCGAACACCGACCTCGGCCGCGTGTTCGGCGCGATGGCGCCATACCTCCCCCAGCCGACCGGCCCGGACGGCAGCGGCCCGACGTCATTCGCGGACCCGTCCCACACCCGGGAGGTCCTGACGGAGGCGGGCTTCGAGGAGGTGCAGTCCACCCACGTCGAGGCGGACCAGATCTGGGGCCGGGACATCCCGGACGCAACAGCCTTCATCACGGACTGGGGCCCGGTCCGCCACCACCTGAGCCAGGTGGACCCGGACACAGCAGCCCAGGCAAGGAGGGCACTCACCGAAGCACTGAAACCGTTCGCCGGGCCAGACGCGGTCAAACTCCGAGGCCAAGCTTGGCTCGTGACCGGAAGAAGGCCCTGA
- a CDS encoding sigma-70 family RNA polymerase sigma factor, translating to MDELAERFEAERGRLRGLAGRMLGSAAEADDAVQEAWLRLSRADGVDNVAAWLTTVVARVCLDVLRSRKARREDPADLLPEPIADADPAGEVELADSVGRALLVVLDALGAAERVAFVLHDLFAVPFARIAPVLDRTPVAAKKLASRARQRVRGTSPLPDADLTRHRRVVDAFLAAARGGDLDELLTVLAPDVIRRADAAALPVGTALEVRGARAVAEETQVFGKRAHFAEPALINGAVGVVVAPRGRLRLALVVAIEGEQVTGYDVIADPARLAALRITCPWS from the coding sequence ATGGACGAACTGGCGGAGCGGTTCGAGGCCGAGCGCGGCCGGCTGCGCGGGCTGGCCGGCCGGATGCTGGGCTCGGCGGCCGAGGCGGACGACGCCGTCCAGGAGGCGTGGCTGCGGCTGAGCCGCGCGGACGGCGTCGACAACGTCGCGGCCTGGCTGACCACGGTCGTCGCCCGCGTCTGCCTCGACGTCCTGCGGTCGCGGAAGGCGCGCCGGGAAGACCCCGCCGACCTCCTGCCCGAGCCGATCGCGGACGCCGACCCGGCGGGCGAGGTGGAGCTGGCCGACTCGGTCGGCCGCGCGCTGCTCGTCGTGCTGGACGCGCTCGGCGCGGCCGAGCGGGTCGCGTTCGTGCTGCACGACCTGTTCGCGGTGCCGTTCGCCCGGATCGCACCGGTGCTGGATCGCACGCCGGTGGCGGCCAAGAAGCTCGCGAGCCGCGCGCGGCAACGAGTCCGCGGCACGTCTCCCCTGCCCGACGCCGACCTCACCCGCCACCGCCGGGTCGTCGACGCGTTCTTGGCAGCCGCCCGCGGCGGCGACCTCGACGAGCTGCTCACGGTGCTGGCCCCGGACGTCATCCGCCGCGCCGACGCGGCCGCGTTGCCGGTGGGCACGGCGCTGGAAGTCCGCGGCGCCCGGGCGGTGGCCGAGGAGACGCAGGTGTTCGGGAAGCGGGCGCACTTCGCGGAACCGGCCCTGATCAACGGCGCTGTCGGCGTAGTCGTGGCCCCACGCGGCCGGCTGCGGCTCGCCTTGGTGGTGGCGATCGAGGGCGAGCAAGTGACCGGCTACGACGTGATCGCCGACCCGGCACGGCTGGCGGCTCTGCGGATCACCTGTCCGTGGTCTTGA
- a CDS encoding alkene reductase: protein MSLLTPADLGGWRLPNRVVLAPTTRARGCVPTDLQAEYYARRAGAGLVITEGTWVSERAVGFPNVPGVHTDEQVAGWRRVTDVVHALGGRIVLQLWHTGAVSHAELIGTRPAGPSAVDPQEYVHTATGRRPAVTPREMSAGEIRRTVEDYRTAAGNARRAGFDGVEVAAHGVYLLAQFLHPRLNRRRDAYGGSARARRKLVLDVVDAVAGTGIAVGVRLAPYWTGGLFTVDDALRADLDELVRDLDRLAYLHLRGPDTGPDFAAFARYRRLFDGAVIVNNGFDRDSGDAVVEAGIADAVSYARHFVANPDLVTRFALGRELAAGDPVTYYGGGVAGYLEHPEVAAVSG from the coding sequence ATGAGCTTGCTGACCCCCGCCGACCTGGGCGGCTGGCGCCTGCCGAACCGCGTGGTGCTGGCGCCGACGACCCGCGCCCGCGGCTGCGTGCCCACCGACCTGCAGGCCGAGTACTACGCGCGACGAGCGGGCGCCGGGCTCGTCATCACCGAGGGGACCTGGGTGAGCGAACGGGCCGTCGGCTTCCCGAACGTCCCCGGCGTGCACACCGACGAGCAGGTCGCCGGGTGGCGGCGGGTCACCGACGTCGTGCACGCGCTCGGCGGGCGGATCGTGCTGCAGCTGTGGCACACCGGCGCCGTGTCGCACGCGGAGCTCATCGGCACGCGGCCCGCGGGGCCGTCCGCGGTCGATCCGCAGGAGTACGTCCACACGGCCACCGGACGGCGGCCCGCGGTGACGCCCAGGGAGATGAGCGCCGGCGAGATCCGGCGGACCGTCGAGGACTACCGGACGGCGGCCGGGAACGCCCGGCGCGCCGGGTTCGACGGGGTCGAGGTCGCCGCGCACGGCGTCTACCTGCTCGCGCAGTTCCTGCACCCGCGGCTGAACCGGCGCCGCGACGCGTACGGCGGTTCGGCGCGGGCCCGGCGGAAACTGGTCCTCGACGTGGTCGATGCCGTGGCCGGGACCGGGATCGCCGTGGGTGTGCGGCTCGCGCCGTACTGGACCGGCGGACTGTTCACTGTGGACGACGCGCTCCGGGCCGACCTCGACGAGCTGGTCCGCGACCTGGACCGGCTCGCCTACCTGCACCTGCGAGGCCCGGACACCGGCCCGGACTTCGCCGCCTTCGCGCGCTATCGGCGGCTGTTCGACGGCGCGGTGATCGTCAACAACGGCTTCGACCGGGACTCGGGGGACGCCGTGGTCGAGGCCGGGATCGCCGACGCCGTCTCGTACGCACGCCACTTCGTCGCCAACCCGGACCTGGTGACGCGGTTCGCGCTCGGCCGCGAACTCGCCGCCGGCGACCCGGTGACGTACTACGGCGGCGGGGTCGCCGGCTACCTCGAGCACCCGGAGGTCGCCGCCGTGTCCGGGTAG
- a CDS encoding VOC family protein: MYEVDFVEFPSTSSAASGRFFERAFGWAVTPYGPEYADVRAAGITFGFQADAAAQAPAPLVTIRTDDLAAARTAVEEAGGVVTVEPFGFPGGRRFHFREPGGSELALWCPE; the protein is encoded by the coding sequence ATGTACGAAGTCGACTTCGTCGAGTTCCCGTCCACGTCGTCCGCGGCGTCGGGCCGGTTCTTCGAGCGCGCGTTCGGGTGGGCGGTCACGCCGTACGGCCCGGAGTACGCGGACGTCCGGGCCGCCGGGATCACCTTCGGGTTCCAGGCGGACGCGGCCGCGCAAGCCCCCGCGCCCCTGGTCACGATCCGCACGGACGACCTCGCGGCCGCCCGCACGGCCGTCGAGGAAGCCGGCGGGGTGGTGACGGTCGAACCGTTCGGTTTCCCCGGCGGGCGGCGGTTCCACTTCCGCGAGCCGGGCGGGAGTGAGCTGGCCCTCTGGTGCCCGGAATGA
- a CDS encoding C40 family peptidase, with product MTTKPTSWARGAALRGLVALPLVAGLVTAGWLLADRTPEPAPAPAPLPVADGAASGPSVLEVSAPVKAREPGQGASGAGGKSPLQQWADQLAGPLDIPAPALIGYANGELALRQEDPSCHLSWVTLAGVGSAASNHGRGGENLLGLSAAQARKYGATPDSSSVAAGRALCAGGTDLGAGPGWWKAIATYHPGSESELFRQRVLGTAQLYATLSLDPSRADTPSVRAARFALGQLGLPYVWGGNGPDAGAAGFDCSGLTKASYDSAGVALPRTADSQFRSIPAVPPSQEPRLGDLVFYGSPATRIHHVGLYLGNGLMINAPTEGQAIQIHTYHSKGDDYAGAGRPA from the coding sequence GTGACGACCAAGCCGACCTCCTGGGCTCGTGGTGCGGCCCTGCGCGGCCTCGTCGCGCTCCCGCTCGTCGCCGGGCTGGTCACGGCGGGCTGGCTGCTGGCGGACCGCACCCCGGAGCCCGCACCGGCCCCCGCGCCGCTGCCGGTGGCCGACGGCGCGGCTTCGGGTCCTTCGGTGCTCGAAGTGAGCGCGCCGGTGAAGGCCCGGGAGCCGGGTCAGGGCGCGTCCGGCGCGGGCGGCAAATCCCCGCTGCAGCAGTGGGCCGACCAGCTGGCCGGGCCCCTCGACATCCCCGCGCCCGCGCTCATCGGCTACGCGAACGGCGAGCTGGCGCTGCGGCAGGAAGACCCGTCGTGCCACCTCTCGTGGGTCACGCTCGCCGGCGTCGGCTCGGCCGCGTCGAACCACGGTCGCGGCGGCGAGAACCTGCTCGGGCTGTCGGCGGCGCAGGCCAGGAAGTACGGCGCGACCCCGGATTCGTCGTCGGTCGCGGCCGGCCGCGCGCTCTGCGCGGGCGGCACCGACCTCGGCGCCGGCCCGGGCTGGTGGAAGGCCATCGCGACCTACCACCCGGGCAGCGAGAGCGAGCTGTTCCGCCAGCGCGTGCTCGGCACGGCCCAGCTGTACGCGACGCTCTCGCTCGACCCGTCCCGCGCGGATACCCCGTCGGTCCGGGCGGCCCGGTTCGCCCTCGGCCAGCTCGGCCTCCCGTACGTCTGGGGCGGCAACGGCCCGGACGCGGGCGCGGCCGGCTTCGACTGCTCCGGCCTGACGAAGGCGTCGTACGACAGCGCGGGCGTGGCCCTGCCGCGGACGGCCGACAGCCAGTTCCGCTCGATCCCGGCGGTCCCGCCGTCGCAGGAGCCGCGACTGGGCGATCTGGTGTTCTACGGCAGCCCGGCGACCCGGATCCACCACGTCGGGCTGTACCTCGGCAACGGCCTGATGATCAACGCGCCGACCGAAGGCCAGGCGATCCAGATCCACACGTACCACTCGAAGGGCGACGACTACGCGGGCGCGGGCCGCCCCGCCTGA
- a CDS encoding biotin--[acetyl-CoA-carboxylase] ligase, with protein sequence MPEIDAARLSAALKDRYAKIDVVDTTGSTNADLRKAVDDGAADRTVLLAETQTAGVGRRARSWSSPKGAGLYLSVALRPSGVSFAALGSLSVVAGLAVRAAAAGLGVEAVLKWPNDVLIGRAKCAGILAEAVAGADPSIVLGIGLNVLPLGDVRPGPGGLPATSLAEHGATTTDRTDVAIALLSEFDDLERRWRYAAGDLTEAGLLGDYRAHCATLGQDVEVQLPDGTSLVGRAADIDASGQLQVDMAGGQRHTVFAGDVVHVRPA encoded by the coding sequence ATGCCTGAGATCGACGCCGCCCGCTTGAGCGCGGCGCTCAAGGACCGCTACGCGAAGATCGACGTCGTCGACACGACCGGGTCCACCAACGCCGACCTGCGCAAAGCCGTCGACGACGGCGCCGCGGACCGGACCGTGCTGCTGGCCGAGACGCAGACCGCGGGGGTCGGCCGGCGCGCGCGATCGTGGAGTTCGCCGAAGGGCGCGGGGTTGTACCTGAGCGTCGCGCTGCGGCCGTCCGGCGTGTCGTTCGCGGCCCTCGGGTCACTGTCCGTCGTCGCCGGGCTCGCCGTCCGGGCCGCCGCGGCCGGTCTCGGCGTCGAGGCCGTGCTGAAGTGGCCGAACGACGTCCTCATCGGCCGCGCGAAGTGCGCCGGCATCCTCGCGGAAGCCGTCGCGGGAGCCGACCCGTCGATCGTGCTCGGGATCGGGCTCAACGTCCTGCCGCTCGGCGACGTCCGGCCGGGGCCCGGCGGGCTGCCCGCGACGTCGCTCGCCGAGCACGGCGCCACGACCACCGACCGCACCGACGTCGCCATCGCGCTGCTGTCGGAGTTCGACGACCTCGAACGGCGCTGGCGCTACGCGGCCGGCGACCTCACCGAAGCCGGCCTGCTCGGCGACTACCGCGCCCACTGCGCGACCCTCGGCCAGGACGTCGAGGTGCAGCTGCCGGACGGCACGTCCCTCGTCGGCCGGGCCGCCGACATCGACGCCTCCGGGCAGCTCCAGGTCGACATGGCGGGCGGTCAGCGGCACACCGTGTTCGCGGGTGACGTGGTGCACGTACGCCCGGCCTGA